The nucleotide window CCAATGATTTTAACGAATAAGTTACTTTTAGGTGCTTTTAGTagttttatttcattaatataatatattcctTTAGAATGGGGGAAATGCAATAATACAGATATGTatgatattatttattaataaaaaaaaattcgtagTAACATAATGGCATAGGAAATAAACCACATCATTATTGCCATATCTTATTGCTATACTGTTTTATCAGAAAAGATTTAGTATATATGCATGAAATATTGTAACTACgtattacataaataatatgatgaatattattaatggtattataatgtttttaaagGATTTAGTGAAAATTTGTtgacataaatataataattatatacataacaaTGATTAATTGGTAGCTATGAGCATATTTATTAGTATTCTAGATATGGTACAAGGATATTGAGATTAATAcgaaaattatgaagaactagaatatatatgatatcatttaaaaaggaaattaggaagaatatattaaaataaaaaaataaactaaaattaaatgttatattataataatatgattttttatatatttcaatatGATTATTATGTATTTCAGAGTCaataaaaatagcatttAGCGTTATAAGGACAAAAGTAGAAGTGGCGGGTTCCTTCACTAATCTGTCTTACGGATTATAGAAATTAGAAATACTCATAACAAGTCTTATTTTGTACCGAAGTATTTTATAatgatattattatatattacgGAAAATCTGATTATAGTTTTGTTATAAATCTTatttagaagaaaaatttacatgGAATGATTATACATGTTCGTCTTAGCATGAATCATTAAATAGTGTAAATAAGtactattaaaaatttagaatGCTTCCGTAAAATTGTgaacaatatatatacatatataaataatgatagGATAAACATAACGTATTATAATATTCCTTATAATGGATagtaaatgaaaaagggaattgagttattcatttattattaatggTTCcaatttatttgtatataaaacGCATAGGATATTGCAATCATTATGATATACAATAGGAAccactccattttttatgtgtaaataatataagcaattttattatagcCTAAATACAATAAGATATTATACAAAAGAATAAGAAAATTAATcgctatttttacaataatttattttgtagaggttatttttattcaatatttatttggaaaaatagaataaaaaccGATGGAACACATAGAAggtttaaaaattaaaaatttagattacataattttctatgactagtatatatataaataagaaagaatttgaattttacaaataatattttaatactGTACATAAAATGGATTACAACctatagaaataaattattttataaactaTATAATCATGGAATTAATcgtacaaaataaaattaatttatttcgaTACTTTGATatgaattaaaattgttacatATAGTAAAGCGCGCTTTTATAAAgtaatttatatgttttcaATTCCTTTTAAcagttttacattttttatgttataatgtaaaatatatatattagtttATAAAATTCTAATGCACATGAATATAATATCGATATtactttgtaaaaatgaaataaatatatagtatcAGTATCTATTATTAGATTTTGAAGTTATCAAATAGCCtacattaattttaactgtaaataaaatatcgataatattattcatataatgataaattattaaatttggaaatattttgtttattgctaattatatatatttttctttatttatgttttaattatttatttacaatgCTTATAATAATGTGGataattaacatataattatgaattctaataatttatatgtaatttatttagATGGCCGTTTTATAAGTGTTAATGTATATTAGTCGTTTTAAATTTCATGTCTTATATTTCCTTATAAATATAGAttgtattcatttataaaaatacattttatgtTGTAGGGGGGTacagaaaattaaaatgctagagtttaatttatgttatttatatacatttataatatattcctTATACGACGTTgtatatttagaaaaatagaACGTATCATATTatcataaattaaaaaaatatagaattaGCAGTATAATATGATTTACActttgatattatttttttccattttatatctgtttcataattattattattctttatatgTTGTACTAATTTGATAATTGCGACATGCTTTTTCGAGATGATTTATGAACACTTACTTCTAGGAAATATTAATGTagatttaataatttatataaaattataaatgagatataaataatcaaggtttttccttttttaatatataactacgtactttcttaaaaaaattatttctgtaaattattcaaaatgtcTGATAATTTAATAGATCTTACCCTTAAGCAAATATTCAacaatgtaaaaatttaatttttattaaatgtaaattaaggaaattatttcaaaacattatcaaattaaaaaatctaAAGTGATAATTcttatatgataaatatatttacttaatttttataatttaggATCTGAACAAATTATCTAACtcacatttatataatttttatgataaaataattaatgatattaatattaagtgtgataatatttatttccgTAAAGTAAAGATTGATGATGCTGATATAAATGATGAAACTTGTAAACTTTGGGGAATTGTTTACAAAATATTAGATAATTGGAAtaattgtaataaatttAGTAATATAAATCCTAAAAAGTGTTGTGACTACTTTAACTATTGGTTATATGGAGAGCTCAAAAAGGATGttatatacaataatattagtaatattaaaattatatacaaagCTTGGGatagtttttttaatgaacttgccgataaaaaaatatgttatatcaggaaataatatacaaatttcAATAAAGAGCAATTAGAAAAGAGGAAACgtttatttgattttttggAACTTATATATTANNNNNNNNNNNNNNNNNNNNNNNNNNNNNNNNNNNNNNNNNNNNNNNNNNNNNNNNNNNNNNNNNNNNNNNNNNNNNNNNNNNNNNNNNNNNNNNNNNNNNNNNNNNNNNNNNNNNNNNNNNNNNNNNNNNNNNNNNNNNNNNNNNNNNNNNNNNNNNNNNNNNNNNNNNNNNNNNNNNNNNNNNNNNNNNNNNNNNNNNNNNNNNNNNNNNNNNNNNNNNNNNNNNNNNNNNNNNNNNNNNNNNNNNNNNNNNNNNNNNNNNNNNNNNNNNNNNNNNNNNNNNNNNNNNNNNNNNNNNNNNNNNNNNNNNNNNNNNNNNNNNNNNNNNNNNNNNNNNNNNNNNNNNNNNNNNNNNNNNNNNNNNNNNNNNNNNNNNNNNNNNNNNNNNNNNNNNNNNNNNNNNNNNNNNNNNNNNNNNNNNNNNNNNNNNNNNNNNNNNNNNNNNNNNNNNNNNNNNNNNNNNNNNNNNNNNNNNNNNNNNNNNNNNNNNNNNNNNNNNNNNNNNNNNNNNNNNNNNNNNNNNNNNNNNNNNNNNNNNNNNNNNNNNNNNNNNNNNNNNNNNNNNNNNNNNNNNNNNNNNNNNNNNNNNNNNNNNNNNNNNNNNNNNNNNNNNNNNNNNNNNNNNNNNNNNNNNNNNNNNNNNNNNNNNNNNNNNNNNNNNNNNNNNNNNNNNNNNNNNNNNNNNNNNNNNNNNNNNNNNNNNNNNNNNNNNNNNNNNNNNNNNNNNNNNNNNNNNNNNNNNNNNNNNNNNNNNNNNNNNNNNNNNNNNNNNNNNNNNNNNNNNNNNNNNNNNNNNNNNNNNNNNNNNNNNNNNNNNNNNNNNNNNNNNNNNNNNNNNNNNNNNNNNNNNNNNNNNNNNNNNNNNNNNNNNNNNNNNNNNNNNNNNNNNNNNNNNNNNNNNNNNNNNNNNNNNNNNNNNNNNNNNNNNNNNNNNNNNNNNNNNNNNNNNNNNNNNNNNNNNNNNNNNNNNNNNNNNNNNNNNNNNNNNNNNNNNNNNNNNNNNNNNNNNNNNNNNNNNNNNNNNNNNNNNNNNNNNNNNNNNNNNNNNNNNNNNNNNNNNNNNNNNNNNNNNNNNNNNNNNNNNNNNNNNNNNNNNNNNNNNNNNNNNNNNNNNNNNNNNNNNNNNNNNNNNNNNNNNNNNNNNNNNNNNNNNNNNNNNNNNNNNNNNNNNNNNNNNNNNNNNNNNNNNNNNNNNNNNNNNNNNNNNNNNNNNNNNNNNNNNNNNNNNNNNNNNNNNNNNNNNNNNNNNNNNNNNNNNNNNNNNNNNNNNNNNNNNNNNNNNNNNNNNNNNNNNNNNNNNNNNNNNNNNNNNNNNNNNNNNNNNNNNNNNNNNNNNNNNNNNNNNNNNNNNNNNNNNNNNNNNNNNNNNNNNNNNNNNNNNNNNNNNNNNNNNNNNNNNNNNNNNNNNNNNNNNNNNNNNNNNNNNNNNNNNNNNNNNNNNNNNNNNNNNNNNNNNNNNNNNNNNNNNNNNNNNNNNNNNNNNNNNNNNNNNNNNNNNNNNNNNNNNNNNNNNNNNNNNNNNNNNNNNNNNNNNNNNNNNNNNNNNNNNNNNNNNNNNNNNNNNNNNNNNNNNNNNNNNNNNNNNNNNNNNNNNNNNNNNNNNNNNNNNNNNNNNNNNNNNNNNNNNNNNNNNNNNNNNNNNNNNNNNNNNNNNNNNNNNNNNNNNNNNNNNNNNNNNNNNNNNNNNNNNNNNNNNNNNNNNNNNNNNNNNNNNNNNNNNNNNNNNNNNNNNNNNNNNNNNNNNNNNNNNNNNNNNNNNNNNNNNNNNNNNNNNNNNNNNNNNNNNNNNNNNNNNNNNNNNNNNNNNNNNNNNNNNNNNNNNNNNNNNNNNNNNNNNNNNNNNNNNNNNNNNNNNNNNNNNNNNNNNNNNNNNNNNNNNNNNNNNNNNNNNNNNNNNNNNNNNNNNNNNNNNNNNNNNNNNNNNNNNNNNNNNNNNNNNNNNNNNNNNNNNNNNNNNNNNNNNNNNNNNNNNNNNNNNNNNNNNNNNNNNNNNNNNNNNNNNNNNNNNNNNNNNNNNNNNNNNNNNNNNNNNNNNNNNNNNNNNNNNNNNNNNNNNNNNNNNNNNNNNNNNNNNNNNNNNNNNNNNNNNNNNNNNNNNNNNNNNNNNNNNNNNNNNNNNNNNNNNNNNNNNNNNNNNNNNNNNNNNNNNNNNNNNNNNNNNNNNNNNNNNNNNNNNNNNNNNNNNNNNNNNNNNNNNNNNNNNNNNNNNNNNNNNNNNNNNNNNNNNNNNNNNNNNNNNNNNNNNNNNNNNNNNNNNNNNNNNNNNNNNNNNNNNNNNNNNNNNNNNNNNNNNNNNNNNNNNNNNNNNNNNNNNNNNNNNNNNNNNNNNNNNNNNNNNNNNNNNNNNNNNNNNNNNNNNNNNNNNNNNNNNNNNNNNNNNNNNNNNNNNNNNNNNNNNNNNNNNNNNNNNNNNNNNNNNNNNNNNNNNNNNNNNNNNNNNNNNNNNNNNNNNNNNNNNNNNNNNNNNNNNNNNNNNNNNNNNNNNNNNNNNNNNNNNNNNNNNNNNNNNNNNNNNNNNNNNNNNNNNNNNNNNNNNNNNNNNNNNNNNNNNNNNNNNNNNNNNNNNNNNNNNNNNNNNNNNNNNNNNNNNNNNNNNNNNNNNNNNNNNNNNNNNNNNNNNNNNNNNNNNNNNNNNNNNNNNNNNNNNNNNNNNNNNNNNNNNNNNNNNNNNNNNNNNNNNNNNNNNNNNNNNNNNNNNNNNNNNNNNNNNNNNNNNNNNNNNNNNNNNNNNNNNNNNNNNNNNNNNNNNNNNNNNNNNNNNNNNNNNNNNNNNNNNNNNNNNNNNNNNNNNNNNNNNNNNNNNNNNNNNNNNNNNNNNNNNNNNNNNNNNNNNNNNNNNNNNNNNNNNNNNNNNNNNNNNNNNNNNNNNNNNNNNNNNNNNNNNNNNNNNNNNNNNNNNNNNNNNNNNNNNNNNNNNNNNNNNNNNNNNNNNNNNNNNNNNNNNNNNNNNNNNNNNNNNNNNNNNNNNNNNNNNNNNNNNNNNNNNNNNNNNNNNNNNNNNNNNNNNNNNNNNNNNNNNNNNNNNNNNNNNNNNNNNNNNNNNNNNNNNNNNNNNNNNNNNNNNNNNNNNNNNNNNNNNNNNNNNNNNNNNNNNNNNNNNNNNNNNNNNNNNNNNNNNNNNNNNNNNNNNNNNNNNNNNNNNNNNNNNNNNNNNNNNNNNNNNNNNNNNNNNNNNNNNNNNNNNNNNNNNNNNNNNNNNNNNNNNNNNNNNNNNNNNNNNNNNNNNNNNNNNNNNNNNNNNNNNNNNNNNNNNNNNNNNNNNNNNNNNNNNNNNNNNNNNNNNNNNNNNNNNNNNNNNNNNNNNNNNNNNNNNNNNNNNNNNNNNNNNNNNNNNNNNNNNNNNNNNNNNNNNNNNNNNNNNNNNNNNNNNNNNNNNNNNNNNNNNNNNNNNNNNNNNNNNNNNNNNNNNNNNNNNNNNNNNNNNNNNNNNNNNNNNNNNNNNNNNNNNNNNNNNNNNNNNNNNNNNNNNNNNNNNNNNNNNNNNNNNNNNNNNNNNNNNNNNNNNNNNNNNNNNNNNNNNNNNNNNNNNNNNNNNNNNNNNNNNNNNNNNNNNNNNNNNNNNNNNNNNNNNNNNNNNNNNNNNNNNNNNNNNNNNNNNNNNNNNNNNNNNNNNNNNNNNNNNNNNNNNNNNNNNNNNNNNNNNNNNNNNNNNNNNNNNNNNNNNNNNNNNNNNNNNNNNNNNNNNNNNNNNNNNNNNNNNNNNNNNNNNNNNNNNNNNNNNNNNNNNNNNNNNNNNNNNNNNNNNNNNNNNNNNNNNNNNNNNNNNNNNNNNNNNNNNNNNNNNNNNNNNNNNNNNNNNNNNNNNNNNNNNNNNNNNNNNNNNNNNNNNNNNNNNNNNNNNNNNNNNNNNNNNNNNNNNNNNNNNNNNNNNNNNNNNNNNNNNNNNNNNNNNNNNNNNNNNNNNNNNNNNNNNNNNNNNNNNNNNNNNNNNNNNNNNNNNNNNNNNNNNNNNNNNNNNNNNNNNNNNNNNNNNNNNNNNNNNNNNNNNNNNNNNNNNNNtattctttttgtttttatagataaaaaatatattgggaaataaaatattattgaataaatttattcagTACATCCTTTTAAATATGATGTTCTTATAGAATATTAATGTCTacgtaataatattttatcattttttcccgttgtttattgtattaattaataattgaTATTTGCAAGGAACTTAATGCCCTAATTAGTATATGGCAAATAATTCCACTTTTATTGGTAACATAATGctatgataaataaaaagtattaaCAATTCATGTGATAGGTATTATGCATTAAATAAGTGTAcaagtaataatattttgcaGTAAGTATAATtgaaattttatgaaattttttttaattttatttaactataatattttttaaaaaatattttttacaactacGGTTAATATAtgctattatttatttagtaCACCTTgctattaaatattaatatattttggtattagatatattttgaaattagTAGTAATattctatatatatgctCAATTATGTATGATACAAGCTAAACTGCTCTTATTACatagttttatttaatttatcaaatcttttatattcaaaatatataattttattaaggtgtaataataattatattttttttaaaagttaaaatCAATAGGGTTTGAACTCACTGAAATCATTGAGTCATATCGaataactaaaaaaataacaaaaatacatatattataaatttatgtagttaaaaaaattatatttaatgtacTAGATGAAGCATTAATAAATTCATAATTAATAGCTACATATCCtagtaaattatatattattataatcgATATACAAAGCAATGGTAACACGTAAATACATATGTAACAAATTACCGTTATCAATTTTGCGattttactaaaaaataaatagttcCACAGTGTAATAATATGATGgtgcataaaataatatatatttagtcGGTAATTCCGTGTAAATACTAAAACATGTTGATTAATAACCAAAATATATGATCGgataaatatattgaaaagaaatattattattgtttttttttaatttttgaacgaaacaatataaaaataataaaatttcacaATTGCTCTCTTCCCGTTATTATGTGCAAATGTAATGCTTTACTTTGTAGTAgttatttcattttctggaacaagtttttttttctccctaattataattcatatttgttttattttttaatacatcACTTTAATTATTGgtgtgtgtatataattCTCTCTATAAATAGATTATATcgatattattattatttttacatatttgtatatttttcctcattAGATTAATTTGAAGTATATCTTACCAAAACTTTACATAATTGTAATATAAGGACTTCAAgtggatatattttttttaattatttcgctatttcattttcatccATATTTAACTATATATGGAATGATAAAAGAATCCTCTGTATTCTATGCATTTATAGTTCTTACTAATTCGAGATAACTTAATTTgatttgttatttattatttattatttcttcttGTGGTCTTTAATCTTATGGTGGTTCTTCCCACTGATAATACTGAAAAGGGCTGTATAGCATATAGATATCATTTTCAGCATGTGTTGGTCCTGACAATATTCTCTCCAatctttctttccttttccgtcttcttttcttcttccttttattGAATATAAATTTCAGAGGTGTGAACTATAATataaggaaattaaaaattttaaattataatttaaataaatgattaTGAAGATATTAACCATATTTATAACACGcaatcttttattttacttttaataaaaagagaaataatataatagTTCCTAGAAAGGTTATGATGAATTTCATATACTCTGTAAGTGAAATTTCTCCAGGTGTTGCGTCATTTAATTGTAATATGGCACCTTTTGTAGAAGTATGTCCATATGTCGAACCTgctgttttatttaatgtaTTAACATTATGTAATGTAGATGTTTCATAATATGAATGAGTATTAGTTTCAATTGGGTTTATATTTGATCGGTGCGTATTTTCATTGCTAAACCCACCATGATCGTGTGAATCTTGTCGATGAGCTTCTTGCTCTTGTGAATTTAAATGTTCATGATCAGATGAAAGTCCTGAAACGTCTGGAAATCTTCCATcagctttttcttcatcatcagGACCCTTTCTTATTAAGTATATTTGTTGTGAAGGTGATACTTGTTGTACAGAAGTGTGGTGATAATAGGAATTTTCAGTGATCTCAGATAGCTCAGAATTATGAGTAACCTGAGAATTTTTAGGGGCATCAACAGATTCTGGAGTTTTTAGATTAACTGATTCAAGACTTATCCTTCTATATTTACGTTTCTGGTGATGGTTTTTTAAGaagtttaattataataacatcACTAATATCGCCATTAGAAGGTCCATAAccattattactattataaGAATTTTCATCATGGTCAAGAGATATACCATATTGTTTATTATCATATATGTCATGTGAGAGGTTGTTTACTTCTGCGTCTGAACTGGGTTTAAGTTTATCTTGTGAAGGACTAGTCGGAGGAGCATGTACTCCGGTAACCGAAGAATTATCTAAGGGAGAGTTAGGTTCTAGATGAACATCCGATGTATTTGCTGTTAATGCAACGGCGGCTTGCTGCTCTGCAGTCGTTTGGTCAGATAAAGAAGAATgattcccattttgttctaAAAGTTCTTCCTGCTGTAAACAACCGGGTTGAGatgattcttttttacaaCCTGATTGTGATTTTTTGTATACTTGTAGAACTTGTTCTTTTGCGCATTCCGCTTGATCTTTACGTAAATCTTTTGTTTCAGGATTGGATTTATCATCTTCTTTACCATTGGATGTCGATTCACTAGAACATTtagtatatttattatattgagttgataaattttttatatcattctcaatatttaaaaaatgatttgaaACATAATACttcttacattttttatatgattccctttgtgtatttatatgATTATCTAAAtcatcacattttttgcgtacatCTACATCTCCAGTATGATGAAATTCCAAAAATTTCTCTTCAAGTTCACCCTTTATATCGAGATATAATGTTACACAATCATCTTTACTTAATTCTGAACTTTCCTTATAACTAGAAACTGTCACTGAAGCCATTATTCATCTATTAATTCCTATTACAATTgctttgtcttttttttggcctaaATATACTATTCGGAAAAAACGATATATGCATAagagtaaaaatatttagtgAAAGGAAATTTAGTTCAAAGTATTATGagattatattaaaatatataagttAGTATACATAAGAgcattaataatatatgttaatatacattgtttttttttaaattgattACGTTTAAAGTTATAATTTAGCAATTaatcaaatttattaaatttaaacttataaaattattcgacaaaaaataaaataactgaattcgttaattattatattgtcTGCgtgtttcattttaatatattaaaaatatagttATCTGTTGATGTGTCTTAATGCGATTTTAAACTAATttattatcaaaatatattaatatacattaaataCATGCTTGGATTAGGAAGATACATAGCTAATATGGAAACGGTAATATTTGACATGggtaaaattaatatgtgAAATGAATTATATGCTGTAATAATTTGGTAGCTATACGTTGATTATTTTcaataataattcattatttctttttttcctcctccaagTTATATCTTATTTGAACATTGTAATAGATAACaatttatacaatatatattccCGTTATATGTGTAATTTCTTACGATATTTGTTCTTCCTTTCATTGTTACACTGATGTGTCTATGTGTCTTGTTGCTTATAAGTATTTAACCCAAAGAtgaaatgaatattttttgaataatgCTAAATCGGTATTGCAATTATAGAAAGAAAAGATATACAGCTACAATGtctattaaatatttaacgAATactgaatatataaaatacttGAAAATAGAgtgtatatttaatttagctgtataaataaattctattaaattatttacaacTTCTTCATTACTTATGCAATTATATCCAtgtctatatatttttgcttccacGCTTAATGGATTTTATTGAGGGTATCAATAATTATTAGGATGAATTGCACGgaaacaaattattaaaacaaTTACTAATTAAGTGAACTGAATATTTCaggtaattattaatttttcaaaaatcaTTAGCTCTCatgtgtacaaaaaaaaattacattaataATACGAAaatagggggaaaaaattaaacaaacttttaaaataaaaaaacactattttgtataaaccgaaaaatatacataaaaaaaattaatataaggCAACGTTTAATATAAGTACGTTATAATAATTGTGATTAATCACTCAAATTAActgattaatatatttattcactTTTATTCCTATATTTATCTCATGTCTTATATTTTAACCAAATTTCGTAAGCACTACAAAAACATATtacattgtaaaaaaaaattcataattgaaaaaaattaactatttaatattttttgtattggcacattaggaaaaaattattcagttggatttacatttatatgaaaaaatttgtgctatatataataatagacATGGAtgctttaaaatatttaaaattaattagatatattttaacatcagattaaaaatgctaaaaGAAAACCAAAACAGTAGGATAATTACATTAAttacttgaaaaaaaatatattgcgATATAATTatgtctttttatttatatttagttTTTATGTTGTAAAactattaatattaatcATTACAGGagttttcgttttattttatgctaCTTTAGTGGTCTTTCTTCTGACACCTTATTTTTTCGAAGCATcaatgcttttattttttcatacacaattttgtgttattcaaaataataacatgCGTCAAATGcgtaagaatattttttttgcttccaaggtatttttttaaagcataaTCATGCGAGTTATATTTAGTATTAAcgtcatatatatataacgtaTATTTGTGGGAAATATTGTGTAACGAAAGAGTGTACTATGACTTTTACAATTTCagaaaatatgtttaaacGTGTGTAAATATGTTTTCTATAAATTAGCCAAATAGTATggattttatgttttattatggtgtaaaattaatttctttacaATTGATGTATTTGcttaatcatatttttatattatataacgGCTctgcaaaatatataaaaagatttACAGTGTGACAACGTGGagattaaaataattttacttaTGCGTATCAACTTTCGTTAAATAGcacattgaaaaaaattttgttttattccttacgaaaaattaaaaaaaaatttaatatagcATGATTTCTTTATCTTAttattgagaaaaaaaaaataacagtcACTCTAATTTTATGacattttgaattatatttcttgTAAAATATCCGGAAGTTAcgtttattaatttaaaatagttTAAGATATTTTGGCAAATGTACGTATTACGCGCAATACTTTCCAATGCgcttataaattttttttatttacacatttAATTTAGTTTTAAAtatcttttctttatttatattacttcatttttagcGCAGGGAAATGCATAATTCATAGGCTTCATTTAGCGCTAATTTTATCTTACGTTATGACGTGTAGCATTagttaaattattattattcttgAGACGTATATAATTGTCTGTCTTATTGATTTAGAGGCATTCTTTTTCTTACATTTAATAGTTTTATATTCTgtcacttttatttttacatttctgtttttgttttataattacataattattttatacttaAAGCATTaatgtgtctttttttttttttcatacgtGTCCTATTTTActgaacatattttataatataatgaatcAAAAAGTACATATGCCTCTACtcaagaatttttttatttatttattattatatttgtgtgctgatttattttaaaacataattgCCATGTTTTATGAATTTTCAGTGTACATTTactaattttaatatatttaccgTAATTTATTGAGTAATTTACTTGCGtaagttatatatttaaagtaaaatggacattttttttagataTGCAACATTC belongs to Plasmodium vivax chromosome 3, whole genome shotgun sequence and includes:
- a CDS encoding hypothetical protein (encoded by transcript PVX_000025A) → MSDNLIDLTLKQIFNNDLNKLSNSHLYNFYDKIINDINIKCDNIYFRKVKIDDADINDETCKLWGIVYKILDNWNNCNKFSNINPKKCCDYFNYWLYGELKKDVIYNNISNIKIIYKAWDSFFNELADKKICYIRK